Proteins from one Setaria italica strain Yugu1 chromosome V, Setaria_italica_v2.0, whole genome shotgun sequence genomic window:
- the LOC101784471 gene encoding light-mediated development protein DET1 isoform X1, giving the protein MVRLFRSGNLASRVFDRQLLSPRPGAAVNTIRQFYENLVPSYTIYDIDCPDYSFRKFTDDGKYLVAFSRNHQDLIVYRPIWLTYSCNEECGSHDLPPKAKKFDSFFKQLYSIPLASSNEYICKDFFLYMEGHQFGLFATSTAQSNDSTATEGAIHGVPSIEKITFYLVRLEDGVILDEKAFCNDFINLAHSIGAYLYEDLLCIVSLRYQTIHILQIRDSGNLVEVRRIGAFCREDDELFLHSHVQTGFGGSFLPGIKQRLLSYIFRKTWNEVPDETLRVQHLKKKFYFHFQDYVDLIIWKVQFLDRHHLFIKFGSVDGGVSRSTDQNLAFFAVYNMETTDIISLYQNSSEELYSLFEQFYDHFHANPQDSSHGKFISSHSNDIHALDQLRTIKNKASSSSQFVKKMMASLPYTCQSQSPSPYFDLSLFS; this is encoded by the exons ATGGTGCGCTTATTCCGCAGCGGTAACCTCGCCTCCAGGGTCTTCGACCGCCAGCTCCTCTCCCCGCGCCCCGGCGCTGCC GTTAACACTATTAGACAGTTCTATGAGAATTTGGTTCCAAGCTACACTATATATGACATTGATTGCCCAGACTATTCATTTCGCAAGTTCACTGATGATGGGAAATATCTTGTGGCCTTTAGCCGAAACCACCAAGATTTGATTGTATACCGTCCCATCTGGTTGACATATTCATGCAATGAAGAATGTGGTTCTCATGATCTTCCACCAAAAGCAAAGAAGTTTGATAGCTTCTTTAAGCAGCTCTACTCAATTCCGCTTGCATCCAGCAATGAGTACATTTGCAAGGACTTTTTCCTGTACATGGAGGGCCATCAATTTGGCTTATTTGCAACATCAACTGCACAAAGTAATGATTCAACTGCCACTGAGGGTGCAATACATGGCGTGCCATCAATTGAGAAAATAACTTTCTATCTTGTGAG GCTAGAAGATGGCGTCATACTGGATGAAAAGGCTTTCTGCAATGATTTTATCAATCTGGCACATAGTATTGGTGCTTACTTGTATGAGGACCTGCTTTGTATTGTTTCTCTGAGATATCAAACAATACATATCCTACAGATCCGAGATTCAGGCAACCTTGTTGAGGTACGCAGAATTGGCGCTTTCTGCCGGGAAGATGATGAGCTATTTCTTCACTCACATGTTCAG ACTGGTTTTGGGGGTTCGTTTCTTCCTGGCATCAAGCAACGGTTGTTGTCGTATATTTTTCGCAAGACATGGAACGAAGTTCCAGATGAGACTTTG AGGGTCCAGCATCTCAAGAAGAAGTTCTATTTTCACTTCCAAGACTATGTTGATCTTATCATATGGAAG GTACAGTTTTTGGATCGACATCACCTATTCATCAAGTTTGGTAGTGTGGATGGAGGG GTTTCTCGAAGCACTGATCAAAACTTAGCATTCTTTGCTGTGTATAACATGGAGACAACGGATATCATTTCCCTTTACCAG AACTCATCGGAGGAGCTCTATTCCTTGTTTGAACAATTCTATGACCATTTTCATGCAAATCCACAAGATTCATCACATGGAAAATTTATCTCGTCGCACTCCAATGATATTCATGCTCTCGATCAACTTCGCACAATAAAAAATAAAGCAAGCAGCTCCTCACAG TTTGTGAAAAAGATGATGGCGTCATTGCCTTACACTTGCCAATCACAGAGCCCTTCACCATATTTTGATCTATCCCTTTTTAG CTGA
- the LOC101784471 gene encoding light-mediated development protein DET1 isoform X2: MVRLFRSGNLASRVFDRQLLSPRPGAAVNTIRQFYENLVPSYTIYDIDCPDYSFRKFTDDGKYLVAFSRNHQDLIVYRPIWLTYSCNEECGSHDLPPKAKKFDSFFKQLYSIPLASSNEYICKDFFLYMEGHQFGLFATSTAQSNDSTATEGAIHGVPSIEKITFYLVRLEDGVILDEKAFCNDFINLAHSIGAYLYEDLLCIVSLRYQTIHILQIRDSGNLVEVRRIGAFCREDDELFLHSHVQTGFGGSFLPGIKQRLLSYIFRKTWNEVPDETLRVQHLKKKFYFHFQDYVDLIIWKVQFLDRHHLFIKFGSVDGGVSRSTDQNLAFFAVYNMETTDIISLYQNSSEELYSLFEQFYDHFHANPQDSSHGKFISSHSNDIHALDQLRTIKNKASSSSQFVKKMMASLPYTCQSQSPSPYFDLSLFRYDEKLISAIDRHRHCTEHPIKFISVRSPNVVRFKIKPGSDSGASDSRAKRISSFLFHPFFPFALSIQQTYMQPTVVNIHFRR, from the exons ATGGTGCGCTTATTCCGCAGCGGTAACCTCGCCTCCAGGGTCTTCGACCGCCAGCTCCTCTCCCCGCGCCCCGGCGCTGCC GTTAACACTATTAGACAGTTCTATGAGAATTTGGTTCCAAGCTACACTATATATGACATTGATTGCCCAGACTATTCATTTCGCAAGTTCACTGATGATGGGAAATATCTTGTGGCCTTTAGCCGAAACCACCAAGATTTGATTGTATACCGTCCCATCTGGTTGACATATTCATGCAATGAAGAATGTGGTTCTCATGATCTTCCACCAAAAGCAAAGAAGTTTGATAGCTTCTTTAAGCAGCTCTACTCAATTCCGCTTGCATCCAGCAATGAGTACATTTGCAAGGACTTTTTCCTGTACATGGAGGGCCATCAATTTGGCTTATTTGCAACATCAACTGCACAAAGTAATGATTCAACTGCCACTGAGGGTGCAATACATGGCGTGCCATCAATTGAGAAAATAACTTTCTATCTTGTGAG GCTAGAAGATGGCGTCATACTGGATGAAAAGGCTTTCTGCAATGATTTTATCAATCTGGCACATAGTATTGGTGCTTACTTGTATGAGGACCTGCTTTGTATTGTTTCTCTGAGATATCAAACAATACATATCCTACAGATCCGAGATTCAGGCAACCTTGTTGAGGTACGCAGAATTGGCGCTTTCTGCCGGGAAGATGATGAGCTATTTCTTCACTCACATGTTCAG ACTGGTTTTGGGGGTTCGTTTCTTCCTGGCATCAAGCAACGGTTGTTGTCGTATATTTTTCGCAAGACATGGAACGAAGTTCCAGATGAGACTTTG AGGGTCCAGCATCTCAAGAAGAAGTTCTATTTTCACTTCCAAGACTATGTTGATCTTATCATATGGAAG GTACAGTTTTTGGATCGACATCACCTATTCATCAAGTTTGGTAGTGTGGATGGAGGG GTTTCTCGAAGCACTGATCAAAACTTAGCATTCTTTGCTGTGTATAACATGGAGACAACGGATATCATTTCCCTTTACCAG AACTCATCGGAGGAGCTCTATTCCTTGTTTGAACAATTCTATGACCATTTTCATGCAAATCCACAAGATTCATCACATGGAAAATTTATCTCGTCGCACTCCAATGATATTCATGCTCTCGATCAACTTCGCACAATAAAAAATAAAGCAAGCAGCTCCTCACAG TTTGTGAAAAAGATGATGGCGTCATTGCCTTACACTTGCCAATCACAGAGCCCTTCACCATATTTTGATCTATCCCTTTTTAGGTATGATGAGAAG CTGATTTCAGCAATTGATCGGCATCGGCATTGCACAGAGCATCCAATAAAATTTATATCAGTGAGGTCACCAAATGTTGTCAGATTTAAGATCAAGCCAG